A single Lactuca sativa cultivar Salinas chromosome 8, Lsat_Salinas_v11, whole genome shotgun sequence DNA region contains:
- the LOC111878257 gene encoding uncharacterized protein LOC111878257, giving the protein MSLVQRQPTDSSDCMLPGPPSRNNGGSADLVSTGLLAYAAGSTVPILDTRSMQLVCVFPIPPPVATSGTSSTSSSSSLSPYVTSVRWCPTSLRLDLLSHDLSSSHSHLLLAAGDRQGRICLLDLRQKSAPLLFLQTDQNSKLGIQDLCWIQARSDSWIIAALMGSSLLALFNIPTGRCFFKYDASPEIFSCIKRDPFDSRHLCVISLKGLLLSIKVLGDVSDSDVVLEELKIPTDVSELNKLEREVGIGVGSAATLSNSPATATLPTYAVKLAFSPHWRHILYVTFPRELIVFDLQYETALSHSSLPRGCGKFLDVLPDPSMELVYCAHLDGRLSAWRRKEGEQVHEKCMMEELMPSIGTSVPTPSVLAVVISQSDATLQNVGKHFSDGHQPSSPDNEFDLDFDNPFDFRDDSHIICRTHFISISDDGKIWNWLLTSEDPTDNPKDTSDPAHVTEVRKDPSASTVSQDKLTLKISLVGQLHLLSSTLTLLAVPSPSLTATLASGGNHPAVAVPLVALGTQNGSIDVIDVSANAVAASFSVHNNLVRGLRWLGNTRLVSFSYSPGSEKSGSYVNRLVVTCLRSGHNRAFRVLQKPERASIRALRVSSSGRYLLILFRDAPVEVWAMTKTPIMLRSLALPFTVLEWTLPTVPRPSHSGASRQSVSNSQDNTSAASEGASTDTNGAQEDFTETFSFGLVNGSCGVFEVHGRRIRDFRPKWPDSSFVSTEGMVTAMAYRMPHVVMGDRLGNVRWWDVTTGQSSSFNTHKEGIRRIKFSPVVPGDRSLGRIAVLFNDNTFSVFDLDSQDPLANSLLQTRFPGTLVLELDWLPVRTDKNDPLVLCIAGADSSFRLVQVNIDKKSGYDAQPGSVKERFRPMPLCSPVLLPTPHALALRLILQYGVKPSWFNTCGSIPDKGGDSDSQISRSSSASVGDLRSYLIDLSPIGDSVVPELLLKALEPYRREGCVLDDERVRQYGSIVNKGCAARFSFAAAIFGETLEACFWLQLPRALKHSLNMLATKSLQKAPVKLPSTIDESSVLSRMFTMKRRSVPRLTNSNSLSNGELRMMAFAQEELWENASERITWHENLEGEQAIQNQVHELVTVGNLDAAVNLLLSTPPESSFFYPNALRAVALSSAVSRSLNELAVKVVAANMVRTDRSLSGTHLLCAVGRYQEACSQLQDAGCWTDAATLAATHLKGSDYSRVMQRWAGHVLNTEHNMWRALIMYVAAGCLQEALAVLCEAHRPDSAAMFIIACREIHGEFIEGLDPNDDASATIKEKLVVLRGLNPESEEVIGVGELYTKYQQELVHLCMDSQPYSD; this is encoded by the exons ATGTCGTTGGTTCAACGACAACCGACCGATTCGTCGGACTGCATGCTACCGGGACCACCCTCCCGCAACAATGGTGGATCCGCTGACCTCGTATCAACCGGCCTCCTCGCATATGCCGCCGGTAGCACCGTCCCTATCCTCGATACTCGCTCCATGCAACTCGTCTGCGTCTTTCCTATCCCTCCTCCTGTTGCCACATCCGGCACCAGCAGcacatcctcctcctcctcactGTCCCCTTATGTCACCTCCGTCCGTTGGTGCCCTACCTCGCTCCGTCTAGACCTTCTCTCTCATGACCTTTCTTCGTCCCACTCTCACCTTCTCCTCGCCGCCGGCGACCGCCAAGGCCGTATTTGCCTCCTCGATCTTCGCCAGAAATCAGCCCCTCTGCTCTTCCTCCAAACCGATCAGAACTCCAAACTTGGAATCCAAGACCTTTGTTGGATCCAAGCCCGATCCGACTCATGGATAATCGCTGCCCTAATGGGATCATCACTCCTCGCTCTTTTCAACATCCCCACCGGACGTTGCTTCTTCAAATACGATGCATCGCCGGAAATCTTCTCTTGTATTAAACGTGACCCCTTCGATTCCCGCCATTTATGCGTCATAAGTTTAAAAGGCCTTCTCTTGTCAATCAAAGTCCTTGGGGACGTGTCTGATTCTGATGTCGTATTGGAAGAACTCAAAATCCCTACCGATGTCTCTGAGTTGAATAAGCTTGAGAGAGAAGTCGGTATCGGCGTTGGTTCAGCCGCTACACTTAGTAATTCCCCGGCAACGGCGACGCTTCCCACTTATGCAGTCAAACTCGCATTTTCGCCTCATTGGAGGCACATTTTGTATGTTACTTTTCCGAGGGAATTAATCGTGTTTGATCTGCAGTACGAAACGGCTCTGTCTCATTCCAGTTTACCGAGAGGATGTGGGAAGTTTCTCGACGTGTTGCCGGACCCAAGTATGGAGCTGGTTTACTGTGCTCATCTCGACGGCCGGCTTAGCGCTTGGCGGCGAAAGGA AGGAGAACAGGTGCACGAAAAGTGTATGATGGAAGAATTGATGCCCTCAATTGGCACATCTGTCCCAACTCCCTCAGTTCTTGCAGTTGTCATCTCTCAATCGGATGCCACCCTCCAAAATGTCGGCAAGCATTTTTCCGATGGACATCAACCTTCATCTCCTGACAACGAATTTGATCTGGATTTTGATAATCCTTTTGATTTCCGTGATGATTCACATATCATTTGTAGAACACATTTTATATCCATTTCAGATGATGGAAAGATATGGAATTGGCTTCTGACTTCCGAAGACCCTACAGATAATCCAAAAGATACATCTGACCCTGCACATGTTACAGAAGTCCGTAAAGATCCATCAGCCTCTACTGTAAGCCAGGATAAGCTAACACTCAAG ATCAGTCTTGTTGGCCAACTTCATCTCCTTTCTTCAACATTGACATTGTTGGCTGTTCCTTCTCCTTCTTTGACAGCAACTTTGGCAA GTGGTGGAAACCATCCTGCTGTGGCTGTTCCACTTGTTGCTTTGGGAACTCAAAATGGTTCGATTGATGTTATTGATGTTTCTGCAAATGCTGTAGCTGCAAGTTTTTCTGTACATAATAATCTTGTAAGAGGATTAAGGTGGCTTGGAAACACTAGACTTGTCTCATTCTCATATAGTCCG GGAAGTGAGAAGTCTGGAAGCTATGTGAATAGGCTTGTTGTTACATGCCTTCGGAGTGGTCATAATCGAGCATTTAGGGTTTTACAAAAGCCTGAACGTGCATCAATTAGAGCTCTACGTGTGTCATCTTCCGGAAG GTATCTTTTGATCTTGTTTCGTGATGCACCTGTGGAGGTTTGGGCAATGACAAAGACTCCAATTATG CTTAGGTCTTTAGCTCTTCCATTCACAGTTTTGGAGTGGACTCTTCCTACTGTTCCACGTCCCTCTCACAGTGGAGCCTCTAGGCAATCTGTATCTAATTCTCAAGACAACACTTCTGCAGCATCTGAAGGAGCCTCTACAGACACCA ATGGAGCTCAAGAAGATTTTACAGAGACCTTTTCATTTGGTTTAGTAAATGGCTCTTGTGGGGTGTTTGAAGTTCATGGACGAAGGATCCGAGATTTCAG ACCAAAGTGGCCTGACTCCTCTTTTGTTTCTACTGAAGGGATGGTGACAGCTATGGCTTATCGTATGCCTCATGTG GTTATGGGGGACAGATTAGGAAATGTAAGGTGGTGGGATGTGACAACTGGACAATCTTCCTCTTTCAACACTCACAAAGAAGGCATTAGAAGAATTAAATTCTCCCCTGTTGTTCCTGGAGATCGCAGCCTTGGACGTATTGCTGTTTTGTTTAATGACAACACATTTTCTGTGTTTGATCTT gATTCACAGGATCCTTTAGCCAATTCCCTATTACAGACACGGTTTCCAGGAACACTTGTGTTGGAGCTTGATTGGTTACCTGTACGAACTGACAAAAACGATCCATTAGTATTGTGTATTGCTGGAGCTGATAGTAGCTTTCGTCTTGTTCAGGTTAACAT TGATAAAAAAAGTGGTTATGATGCCCAACCTGGATCTGTGAAGGAGCGATTTAGGCCAATGCCTTTATGTTCTCCTGTATTACTTCCTACACCACATGCCTTA GCATTGCGGTTAATCTTGCAATATGGGGTAAAGCCTTCATGGTTTAACACATGCGGTTCAATCCCAGATAAGGGGGGAGATTCAGATTCCCAAATATCAAGAAGTTCATCAGCATCTGTTGGAGACCTTCGTAGTTATTTAATTGATTTATCACCTATTGGTGACTCTGTTGTCCCTGAGTTACTTCTTAAAGCATTAGAGCCTTACCGAAGAGAAG GCTGTGTGCTTGATGATGAGAGGGTGAGACAATATGGTAGTATTGTGAATAAAGGTTGTGCTGCAAGGTTTTCTTTTGCAGCTGCAATATTTGGTGAAACTTTGGAGGCTTGTTTTTGGTTGCAATTGCCTCGTGCATTAAAGCACTCACTGAATATGTTGGCTACAAAGTCTTTGCAAAAAGCACCTGTGAAATTGCCATCTACCATTGATGAGTCATCTGTACTAAGTAGGATGTTCACCATGAAGAGAAGATCTGTACCAAGGTTAACAAACTCAAATTCACTC AGTAATGGTGAACTTAGGATGATGGCTTTTGCACAAGAAGAGTTGTGGGAAAATGCTAGTGAACGTATTACTTGGCATGAAAACTTGGAGGGTGAACAAGCTATTCAAAACCAAGTCCATGA gcTAGTGACAGTTGGTAACTTGGATGCTGCTGTGAATTTACTTCTTTCAACTCCTCCAGAGAGCTCCTTCTTCTACCCAAATGCTTTGCGTGCTGTTGCTCTTTCCTCTGCAGTCTCAAGATCTTTGAATGAACTCGCAGTTAAG gtgGTTGCAGCAAATATGGTGAGGACTGACAGGTCATTATCTGGCACACACCTCCTCTGTGCTGTTGGGAGATATCAAGAAGCTTGTTCACAG TTGCAAGATGCAGGGTGTTGGACAGATGCTGCAACCTTAGCAGCAACACATTTAAAAGGAAGTGATTATTCaag GGTAATGCAAAGATGGGCAGGACACGTGTTAAATACGGAACATAACATGTGGAG GGCCCTAATAATGTATGTAGCGGCGGGATGTTTACAAGAAGCATTGGCGGTGCTGTGTGAGGCTCATCGACCAGATAGCGCAGCGATGTTCATCATAGCCTGCCGGGAAATTCATGGGGAGTTTATAGAGGGGTTAGATCCAAACGACGACGCATCTGCCACGATCAAGGAAAAATTGGTTGTGTTACGAGGATTAAACCCAGAAAGTGAAGAAGTTATCGGTGTCGGggaattatacacaaaataccAACAGGAATTAGTTCATCTCTGCATGGATTCACAACCATATTCCGATTAA